The Pseudomonas azadiae genome contains a region encoding:
- a CDS encoding DUF1120 domain-containing protein, which translates to MKKNMLGLTIGTLCLVASIGAHATTAAELIVRGTIKPVACNLTLGGGGIVDYQIINPASLSATQFNPLAAKLVSLTVSCGQAPAKFGLKLSDMQADSKVVGVLGAGFTEAQNFGLGIDNHKRTGGYSVTLKNLRSSNGALSPLMRVGTAGSWQRSDGKIAQNPSQYSWGSGNSVVPASITLLNGTLEVKAVINRTQDLDLTSDVTLDGRARLELSYI; encoded by the coding sequence ATGAAGAAAAACATGCTGGGTTTGACAATAGGAACTCTTTGTTTGGTTGCGAGTATCGGCGCTCATGCAACAACGGCTGCCGAGCTGATTGTGCGTGGCACTATCAAGCCGGTGGCTTGCAACCTGACCCTTGGGGGTGGTGGCATCGTCGATTACCAGATAATCAACCCCGCAAGCTTGTCCGCGACGCAGTTCAACCCTTTGGCCGCAAAACTTGTCAGCTTGACCGTCAGTTGCGGCCAAGCACCAGCGAAGTTCGGTCTGAAGTTGAGCGATATGCAAGCGGATAGCAAGGTGGTAGGGGTCCTCGGTGCCGGTTTCACCGAGGCGCAAAACTTCGGCTTGGGCATTGATAACCACAAGCGTACCGGTGGCTATTCCGTCACCCTGAAGAATCTGCGCTCGTCCAACGGGGCACTCAGCCCTCTCATGCGTGTGGGCACCGCAGGTTCCTGGCAGCGCAGCGACGGTAAAATTGCTCAAAATCCCAGTCAGTATTCGTGGGGCAGTGGAAACAGCGTGGTACCCGCCTCCATCACCCTGCTCAATGGCACGCTTGAAGTGAAAGCCGTGATCAACCGCACCCAGGATCTGGATCTGACCAGCGACGTAACGCTGGATGGTCGCGCCAGGCTGGAATTGAGTTACATCTGA
- a CDS encoding amino acid ABC transporter ATP-binding protein, with protein sequence MPLLRISALHKYYGDHHVLKGIDLTVEEGQVVAIIGRSGSGKSTLLRTLNGLESINDGVIEVDGEYLDAARADLRSLRQKVGMVFQQFNLFPHLTVGENVMLAPQVVQKVPKAKAARLARQMLERVGLGEKFDAFPDRLSGGQQQRVAIARALAMSPKVLLCDEITSALDPELVNEVLSVVRQLAKDGMTLIMVTHEMRFAREVGDKLVFMHQGKVHEVGDPKHLFAHPQTAELANFIGSTEQPD encoded by the coding sequence ATGCCTCTGCTTAGAATTTCCGCCCTGCATAAGTATTACGGCGATCACCACGTGCTCAAGGGCATCGACCTGACGGTTGAAGAAGGCCAGGTGGTGGCGATCATCGGCCGCAGCGGCTCGGGCAAATCCACCTTGCTGCGCACCCTTAACGGCCTGGAATCCATCAACGACGGCGTGATCGAAGTCGATGGCGAGTACCTCGACGCCGCCCGCGCCGACCTGCGCAGCCTGCGGCAGAAGGTCGGCATGGTGTTCCAGCAGTTCAACCTGTTTCCCCATTTGACCGTGGGCGAAAATGTCATGCTTGCGCCGCAGGTGGTACAAAAGGTACCCAAGGCCAAGGCGGCCCGGTTGGCCAGGCAAATGCTGGAACGCGTCGGACTGGGGGAAAAGTTCGACGCCTTTCCCGATCGCCTGTCCGGCGGCCAGCAACAACGCGTGGCAATCGCCCGTGCCCTGGCAATGTCACCCAAGGTGCTGCTGTGCGATGAAATCACTTCGGCCCTCGATCCGGAGTTGGTCAATGAAGTGCTCAGCGTGGTGCGCCAATTGGCCAAGGACGGCATGACGCTGATCATGGTGACCCATGAAATGCGCTTTGCCCGGGAAGTCGGCGACAAGCTAGTGTTCATGCACCAGGGCAAGGTGCATGAAGTGGGCGACCCCAAGCACCTGTTTGCGCACCCGCAAACTGCCGAACTGGCCAACTTCATTGGCTCTACGGAGCAGCCGGACTGA
- the ppx gene encoding exopolyphosphatase, giving the protein MPQSQAKNLSLIAAIDLGSNSFHMVVAKAQNGEIRILERLGEKVQLAAGIDDERQLNEESMQRGLDCLKRFAQLINGMPLGAVRIVGTNALREARNRGEFIRRAEEILGHPVEVISGREEARLIYLGVSHTLADTPGKRLVADIGGGSTEFIIGQRFEPLLRESLQMGCVSYTQRYFKDGKITPARYAQAYTAARLEIMSIEHALHRLAWDEAIGSSGTIRAIGLALKAGGHGTGEVNAEGLAWLKRKLFKLGDAEKIDFDGIKPDRRAIFPAGLAILEAIFDALELQRMDHCDGALREGVLYDLLGRHHHEDVRERTLTSLMERYHVDQEQAARVERKALHAFDQVAQDWDLEDGVWRELLGWAAKVHEVGLDIAHYHYHKHGAYLIEHSDLAGFSREDQQMLALLVRGHRRNIPKDKFAEFGDDGIKLIRLCVLLRFAILFHHIRGTQEMPQVALRADGDSLDVVFPKGWLDENQLTQADFAQEAEWLTRVGFSLNLH; this is encoded by the coding sequence ATGCCGCAATCCCAAGCCAAGAATCTGTCCCTGATCGCCGCCATCGACCTGGGCTCCAACAGCTTTCACATGGTCGTGGCCAAGGCCCAGAACGGCGAAATCCGCATCCTCGAGCGGCTCGGCGAAAAAGTGCAACTGGCCGCAGGCATCGACGACGAGCGTCAGCTCAACGAAGAGTCCATGCAGCGCGGGCTCGATTGCCTCAAGCGGTTTGCCCAGTTGATCAACGGCATGCCCCTGGGCGCCGTGCGAATCGTCGGCACCAACGCGCTGCGCGAAGCCCGTAACCGTGGCGAATTCATCCGCCGCGCCGAGGAAATCCTTGGGCACCCGGTAGAAGTGATCTCCGGCCGTGAAGAAGCACGACTGATCTACCTCGGCGTGTCCCATACCCTGGCCGATACCCCCGGCAAGCGCCTGGTCGCCGACATCGGCGGTGGCAGTACCGAATTCATCATTGGTCAGCGCTTCGAGCCGCTGCTGCGCGAAAGCCTGCAGATGGGTTGCGTCAGCTACACCCAACGCTATTTCAAGGATGGCAAAATCACCCCGGCGCGCTACGCCCAGGCTTACACGGCAGCGCGACTGGAGATCATGAGCATCGAACACGCCCTGCACCGTCTGGCCTGGGATGAAGCCATCGGCTCGTCCGGCACCATCCGCGCCATCGGCCTGGCCTTGAAAGCTGGCGGCCATGGCACCGGCGAGGTGAATGCCGAAGGCCTGGCGTGGCTCAAGCGCAAGCTGTTCAAGTTGGGAGATGCCGAGAAAATCGACTTCGACGGCATCAAGCCGGACCGTCGCGCCATCTTCCCGGCCGGCCTGGCGATTCTAGAAGCGATCTTTGACGCCCTTGAGCTGCAACGCATGGACCACTGTGACGGCGCACTGCGCGAAGGCGTGCTCTACGACCTGCTGGGCCGTCATCATCACGAAGACGTGCGCGAGCGCACGCTGACCTCGCTGATGGAGCGTTATCACGTCGACCAGGAACAAGCCGCTCGCGTGGAGCGCAAAGCCCTGCATGCCTTCGACCAGGTGGCCCAGGACTGGGACCTGGAAGACGGTGTCTGGCGCGAACTGCTGGGCTGGGCCGCCAAGGTGCATGAAGTGGGCCTGGACATCGCCCACTACCATTACCACAAGCACGGCGCGTACCTGATCGAGCACTCGGACCTGGCGGGCTTCTCCCGGGAAGACCAGCAGATGCTCGCCCTGCTGGTGCGCGGCCATCGCCGTAACATCCCCAAGGATAAATTCGCGGAATTCGGCGACGACGGCATCAAGCTGATTCGCCTGTGCGTGCTGCTGCGCTTTGCAATCCTGTTCCACCATATCCGCGGTACGCAGGAAATGCCCCAGGTAGCCCTGCGCGCCGACGGCGACAGCCTGGACGTGGTGTTCCCGAAAGGCTGGCTGGACGAGAACCAGCTGACCCAGGCGGACTTTGCCCAAGAAGCGGAATGGCTGACGCGGGTGGGGTTCAGCCTGAACCTGCACTAG
- a CDS encoding DUF1120 domain-containing protein → MNGHPAGGLCLLWGVLMATQALADDCRMTLSEPRVDYGVIRPTHASFGRDAMRLDTQRTLHLSVLCANPVAMALRFSGVPADAQGFQFGRQGRFTLSLKQAQVDGRPVAWQPDETAGGRLLPGRVLYASAAGAPMTGRRLTAQLEIEVQLPADALAVRRETLLEGRGQFELISPAAP, encoded by the coding sequence ATGAACGGCCACCCTGCCGGCGGCCTATGCCTGTTGTGGGGCGTCCTGATGGCAACCCAGGCGCTTGCTGATGACTGCCGGATGACCCTGAGCGAGCCGAGGGTCGACTACGGGGTGATTCGTCCCACGCATGCGTCATTCGGGAGGGATGCAATGCGGCTCGATACGCAACGTACGCTGCACTTGAGTGTGCTTTGCGCTAATCCCGTCGCGATGGCGCTGCGCTTCAGTGGCGTACCCGCCGATGCACAAGGCTTTCAGTTTGGCCGGCAAGGGCGTTTCACCTTGAGCCTGAAACAGGCACAGGTGGATGGTCGGCCGGTCGCCTGGCAGCCCGACGAAACCGCTGGCGGGCGGCTGCTACCCGGTCGTGTGTTGTATGCGAGCGCAGCCGGTGCGCCGATGACGGGGCGTCGGTTGACCGCCCAGTTGGAGATCGAGGTTCAACTGCCGGCCGACGCCCTTGCGGTGCGCCGGGAGACGCTGCTGGAAGGACGCGGCCAGTTCGAACTGATCAGTCCGGCTGCTCCGTAG
- a CDS encoding amino acid ABC transporter permease gives MSDFSFWDIVRNLLTGLQWTLLLSLVAFVGGGLIGLLVMVLRISSKAFPRNVARTYIELFQGTPLLMQLFLVFFGVALLGVDISPWLAAAIALTLFTSAYLAEIWRGCVDSIAHGQWEASASLALNPLEQLRYVILPQALRIAVAPTVGFSVQVVKGTAVTSIIGFTELTKTGGMLANATFEPFMVYGLVALGYFLLCYPLSLSARYLERRLHASA, from the coding sequence ATGAGTGATTTCTCGTTCTGGGACATTGTTCGCAACCTGCTCACTGGCCTGCAATGGACGCTGCTGCTGTCGCTGGTGGCGTTTGTCGGCGGGGGCCTGATCGGTTTGCTGGTGATGGTCTTGCGCATCAGTAGCAAGGCCTTCCCGCGCAATGTTGCGCGCACCTATATCGAACTGTTCCAGGGCACGCCCCTGCTGATGCAGTTATTTCTGGTGTTCTTCGGCGTTGCTCTGCTGGGTGTGGATATTTCACCCTGGCTGGCAGCGGCGATCGCCCTGACTCTGTTTACCAGCGCCTACCTCGCTGAAATCTGGCGCGGCTGCGTTGACTCCATCGCCCACGGGCAATGGGAAGCCTCCGCCAGCCTGGCGCTGAACCCGCTTGAACAACTGCGCTACGTGATCCTGCCCCAGGCCCTGCGGATTGCCGTGGCGCCGACCGTGGGGTTTTCGGTGCAGGTGGTCAAAGGCACCGCCGTGACCTCAATCATCGGCTTCACCGAGCTGACCAAGACCGGCGGCATGCTCGCCAATGCCACGTTCGAGCCCTTCATGGTCTATGGCCTGGTGGCGCTTGGTTACTTTTTGCTCTGCTACCCCCTGTCCCTCAGTGCGCGCTACCTGGAAAGGAGACTGCATGCCTCTGCTTAG
- a CDS encoding amino acid ABC transporter permease gives MAYQFDFVPVLANTDLLLRGALFTLELTAIGAILGVALGTVGAVVRAWKIQPFAWLFGVYVELIRNTPFLVQLFFIFFGLPSLGLKITEWQAAVLAMVINLGAYSTEIIRAGIQAIPKGQLEAAAALAMTRFEAFRHVVLLPALGKVWPALSSQIIIVMLGSAVCSQIATEELSFAANFIQSRNFRAFETYALTTLVYLCMALMIRQLLNWIGRRFVMRNSQ, from the coding sequence ATGGCGTATCAATTTGACTTTGTGCCGGTGTTGGCCAATACCGACCTGCTGTTGCGCGGCGCGCTGTTCACCCTTGAGCTGACGGCCATCGGCGCGATCCTCGGCGTGGCCCTGGGTACCGTCGGCGCCGTGGTGCGGGCGTGGAAGATCCAGCCGTTCGCCTGGCTCTTCGGTGTGTATGTCGAGTTGATCCGTAACACACCGTTCCTGGTGCAATTGTTTTTCATCTTTTTCGGCCTGCCGTCCCTGGGGCTGAAGATCACCGAGTGGCAAGCCGCCGTACTGGCGATGGTGATCAACCTGGGCGCCTATTCCACCGAGATCATCCGCGCCGGCATCCAGGCTATCCCCAAAGGGCAACTGGAAGCCGCCGCCGCGCTGGCGATGACCCGCTTCGAAGCGTTCCGTCACGTGGTGCTGCTGCCGGCGCTGGGCAAGGTGTGGCCGGCGCTGAGCAGCCAGATCATCATCGTGATGCTCGGTTCAGCGGTGTGTTCGCAGATCGCCACCGAAGAGCTGAGCTTTGCCGCCAACTTTATTCAGTCACGCAATTTCCGTGCATTCGAGACCTATGCCCTGACTACCCTGGTGTACCTGTGCATGGCGCTGATGATCCGCCAGTTGCTCAACTGGATCGGCCGGCGGTTTGTAATGAGGAACAGCCAATGA
- a CDS encoding transporter substrate-binding domain-containing protein, with the protein MTKRYSALLTALFASLMLSQAPAQANGLDDIVARGTLKVAVPQDFPPFGSVGPDMKPRGLDIDTARLLADQLKVKLELTPVNSTNRIPFLTTGKVDLVISSLGKNPEREKVINFSKAYAPFYLAVFGPPDAAIATLDDLKGKTISVTRGAIEDIELTAVAPKEATIKRFEDNNSTIAAYLAGQVDLIASGNVVMVAISERNPKRVPALKVKLKDSPVYVGVNKNEPALLEKVNQILVAAKADGSLEKNAMQWLKEPLPADL; encoded by the coding sequence ATGACCAAGCGCTACAGCGCCCTGCTCACTGCCCTATTTGCAAGCCTGATGCTGAGCCAGGCACCCGCCCAGGCCAATGGTCTGGACGACATCGTCGCGCGTGGCACGCTCAAGGTCGCCGTGCCCCAGGATTTTCCGCCGTTCGGCTCGGTCGGCCCCGACATGAAGCCGCGCGGCCTGGACATCGACACCGCCAGGCTGCTGGCCGACCAACTCAAGGTCAAGCTGGAACTGACCCCGGTCAACAGCACCAACCGCATCCCGTTCCTCACCACCGGCAAGGTCGACCTGGTGATCTCCAGCCTGGGCAAGAACCCCGAGCGGGAAAAGGTCATTAACTTCTCCAAGGCGTATGCGCCGTTCTACCTGGCCGTGTTCGGACCGCCTGACGCGGCCATCGCCACCCTAGACGACCTCAAGGGCAAGACCATCAGCGTGACCCGTGGCGCCATCGAAGACATCGAGCTGACCGCCGTGGCGCCCAAGGAAGCCACCATCAAACGCTTCGAAGACAACAACTCGACCATCGCCGCCTACCTGGCCGGCCAGGTCGACCTGATCGCCAGCGGTAACGTGGTGATGGTGGCGATCAGCGAACGCAACCCGAAACGCGTGCCGGCGCTGAAAGTGAAGCTCAAGGACTCACCGGTGTACGTGGGCGTGAACAAGAACGAGCCGGCGTTGCTGGAGAAGGTCAACCAGATCCTGGTCGCGGCCAAGGCCGACGGCAGCCTGGAAAAGAATGCGATGCAATGGCTCAAAGAGCCGCTGCCCGCAGACCTCTGA
- a CDS encoding fimbria/pilus outer membrane usher protein: protein MGLATLWGLPGSSAAVGLGEGFDLAALTSLGIDPQVSEYFRSAARFREGVHVVGLRVNGTPLGLVDARFDYQGQLCFTPALLAKAGLVTPSRVLREGINPDQTCHDFVGQYPATLVRLRPSSDEVTLVVPTQSLRTPEWEAGSFSQGGAAAIFNYTVLGQDTHSRSGPSRFVSAYTEAGFNLGNWIVRSRQFYISDNGRARTEQVDAYAQRDIAALQSTFQAGLISSNNPIFGGVQLAGLQFSPDGQQRGGAGNSEVVVEGLAQSQSRVEVRQSGALIHSTLVPEGPFRLSGLPLLNSTSDLDVSVIDVRGAKRSFVVPAASFRGGAPVTPGYYFSLGKVRQTSIDSREGDSPVVVMGSGTWGLGQRSSLGFGLLSTDEYRSAGGTLSSVFFHQVTVGARHNLSREELDGVGGSRSTLSLGSPLFANLEMNLSASTQSRGYREVLDAGQASRGYDLDARFKRQYTAGMTWTDPFMGGFSLSFTRSSQFDGRSTDHLFASWNKSFNGVDVALIADAQVGGARPRRPDRMAGGRRDEKLDEDTSLRLQVTLPLGGDRRVSTYVSRRGDRLAAGTALSERVNDYVDYEVGVDRDVNEREQRVRGRLDLLPLYTRVSLGVTRDPSSTHYSGQLQGGIVAHEHGVTFSPYAVQDTFGIVSVGDIGAAKISTPQGPVWTDFSGQAVIPGLQAYGNNHVQVQTQSLPRRVDLKNGTKVLAAGRGSVNILDFDVVKVRRLLLEAQDEQGRPLPQGAAVFGDSNNFVTSVVGDGMIFLSNIDGPQTLRVSLPDSASCLLHINPEQEPDDDQLYETAPVVCRAR from the coding sequence ATGGGGCTTGCAACGCTGTGGGGCTTGCCAGGCTCCAGCGCAGCCGTGGGCCTGGGAGAAGGTTTCGACCTGGCCGCTCTGACGTCCCTCGGGATTGATCCGCAGGTGTCCGAGTACTTTCGCAGCGCGGCGCGCTTTCGCGAAGGCGTGCACGTGGTCGGGCTACGGGTCAATGGCACGCCGCTGGGGTTGGTTGATGCACGTTTCGATTATCAGGGCCAACTGTGTTTCACCCCGGCGCTACTGGCCAAGGCCGGTCTGGTCACGCCGTCCAGGGTGCTGCGCGAAGGCATCAACCCCGACCAGACCTGCCATGACTTCGTTGGGCAATACCCGGCGACCCTGGTACGGCTGCGGCCCAGCAGTGATGAGGTGACGCTGGTGGTGCCGACCCAGTCGCTGCGTACGCCGGAGTGGGAGGCCGGAAGTTTTTCCCAGGGCGGCGCGGCGGCTATCTTCAATTACACCGTGTTGGGTCAAGACACCCACTCGCGAAGTGGGCCCAGTCGCTTTGTGTCGGCGTACACAGAGGCAGGATTCAACCTGGGCAATTGGATTGTTCGCAGCCGCCAGTTTTATATTTCCGACAATGGCCGGGCGCGAACCGAGCAGGTGGATGCCTACGCCCAGCGTGACATTGCGGCGTTGCAGTCGACCTTCCAGGCGGGGCTGATCTCCAGTAACAACCCAATATTTGGGGGCGTACAACTGGCCGGCTTGCAGTTCTCCCCGGATGGTCAGCAACGCGGGGGAGCGGGCAACAGCGAGGTGGTGGTAGAAGGGCTGGCTCAGAGCCAGTCACGGGTTGAAGTCCGTCAGTCGGGCGCGTTGATCCATTCCACGTTGGTACCGGAAGGTCCGTTCAGGCTGAGCGGTCTACCGTTGCTGAACAGCACCAGCGACCTGGATGTGAGCGTGATTGATGTGCGCGGTGCAAAGCGCAGTTTCGTGGTGCCCGCTGCGTCTTTTCGCGGCGGGGCTCCGGTCACGCCGGGTTATTACTTTTCTCTTGGCAAGGTACGCCAGACATCCATCGATAGCCGGGAAGGGGACTCGCCCGTGGTCGTCATGGGTAGCGGAACCTGGGGGCTGGGCCAGCGCTCGTCGCTGGGCTTCGGTTTGCTCAGCACCGACGAGTACCGGTCGGCAGGCGGCACCCTGAGCAGCGTGTTTTTCCACCAGGTAACGGTGGGCGCGCGCCATAACCTGTCCCGCGAAGAGTTGGACGGGGTCGGGGGTTCGCGTAGCACGCTGTCTCTGGGCAGCCCCCTGTTCGCCAACCTCGAGATGAACCTGAGCGCCTCGACACAGAGCAGAGGCTACCGCGAAGTGCTGGACGCAGGACAGGCGTCACGGGGGTACGACCTTGATGCGCGTTTCAAGCGCCAGTACACGGCAGGAATGACCTGGACGGACCCCTTCATGGGGGGCTTTTCCCTCAGTTTCACCCGCAGCTCGCAGTTTGACGGACGGTCCACCGATCACCTGTTTGCGTCATGGAACAAATCGTTCAATGGCGTGGATGTTGCGCTGATCGCCGACGCACAGGTCGGTGGGGCCAGGCCTCGACGCCCGGACCGGATGGCGGGTGGTCGCCGCGATGAAAAGCTGGACGAGGACACCTCCCTCAGACTGCAGGTCACCCTGCCCCTGGGCGGCGATCGCCGCGTGAGTACCTACGTCAGTCGCCGAGGCGATCGCCTCGCCGCCGGCACGGCCCTAAGCGAGCGGGTCAACGACTATGTGGACTATGAAGTCGGTGTTGATCGAGACGTGAACGAGCGGGAACAGCGCGTGCGCGGTCGCTTAGACCTGTTACCGCTGTATACCCGCGTCAGCCTGGGCGTCACCCGTGATCCCTCGAGCACTCACTATTCCGGTCAGTTGCAAGGCGGCATCGTGGCCCATGAGCACGGGGTGACGTTCTCGCCTTATGCGGTGCAGGACACCTTTGGCATTGTCTCGGTGGGTGATATCGGTGCGGCTAAAATTTCCACGCCCCAAGGACCGGTATGGACCGACTTCAGCGGCCAGGCGGTGATTCCAGGGCTGCAGGCCTACGGCAACAACCATGTGCAGGTACAGACCCAGTCACTGCCCAGACGCGTTGATCTGAAGAATGGCACCAAGGTGCTCGCCGCTGGCCGTGGTTCGGTCAACATCCTCGATTTTGATGTGGTGAAAGTTCGTCGCCTGTTGCTTGAAGCCCAGGACGAACAGGGTCGCCCCTTGCCTCAAGGCGCCGCGGTGTTTGGCGACAGCAACAACTTTGTGACCAGTGTGGTAGGCGACGGCATGATTTTCCTCAGCAACATCGATGGGCCGCAAACCCTGAGGGTTTCATTGCCGGACTCGGCGTCCTGCCTGCTCCACATCAACCCTGAGCAAGAGCCTGACGATGACCAACTTTACGAAACCGCGCCGGTGGTATGCCGTGCCCGCTAA
- a CDS encoding fimbria/pilus chaperone family protein, which produces MSLLRFISVCLCLCGNALADGMQPETTVVILNEEDGEATLNIKNTDPGPALLHSAIENIPEDQEPLLIVTPPITRVEAGDTQLVRFISIAKAPLKTQRLKRVSFEGIPQARTPGGATIGITLRQNLPLILHPKGLPKHDAPWQLLTWKREGDRLRVHNDSAYVVRMSLEVQLHPQAQVGTLPRTYILPGEVLTVAAAGSMASVVAVEFQPATVYGFTVGSYRASVVAGAD; this is translated from the coding sequence ATGTCGTTGCTGCGGTTTATAAGTGTGTGTCTTTGCTTGTGTGGTAACGCACTCGCCGACGGGATGCAGCCTGAAACAACCGTTGTGATTCTGAATGAAGAAGACGGCGAGGCAACACTCAATATTAAAAATACCGACCCTGGCCCGGCGTTGCTTCATTCGGCCATCGAAAACATACCGGAGGATCAGGAACCGTTATTGATCGTCACGCCGCCTATTACTCGGGTCGAAGCAGGCGACACGCAACTTGTTCGTTTCATCAGTATCGCGAAGGCTCCTCTCAAGACCCAGCGCCTGAAACGAGTCTCCTTTGAAGGCATCCCCCAGGCCCGCACGCCCGGCGGTGCGACCATTGGTATCACCTTGCGGCAGAACCTGCCCTTGATCCTGCATCCCAAAGGGCTGCCCAAACATGACGCGCCCTGGCAGTTGCTCACATGGAAGCGTGAAGGTGACAGGTTAAGGGTTCACAACGACAGCGCCTACGTCGTGCGTATGTCGTTGGAAGTGCAACTGCATCCGCAGGCTCAGGTAGGAACGTTGCCGCGCACTTACATCCTGCCGGGTGAAGTGCTGACGGTCGCGGCGGCCGGTTCAATGGCGAGCGTGGTTGCGGTGGAGTTTCAGCCGGCCACGGTCTACGGGTTCACGGTGGGCAGCTACCGCGCGTCCGTTGTGGCTGGCGCGGATTGA